CATACTGTTATGCAATAAACGATTAAATTTGCAATACCTCTGCAATTTCATTGCACGAGTAAATACTGTTGCTACTCACCATGTGATTCGTAGTGTAGCGGTTTGGAATGAGTGAGGATACAatttgggaccttgtggttcgcagcccagtaacatgaccacaatacaaatgCAATTGTTcctgcagcgtagctgttaactggcttataagctttcaccacaaccaCATAAGAGGACGACTTTTATTGCTGATTTATCTAACTAAAAAAAACATCGttaaatttctcttatttaaaaatagcgTTTATCACTTCTCCCAAATCACCTATAAAAAGTGTTCtgttctaaaataatgtaaaacaaaattgaatcaaaattcaatatttcattagtttatttttgcAGTAGAAAAAATACAGATACTTCATGATTAAAGGTATCTAATGTCAACGTACGTAAtggaagaaatttatcaaaattttcagacattcaaaatggaaataaataacaCTTGATAAAAGAAAGCAGTAAAAAGTTTTCATGAAACCTTTTAGAAACGAAACTACCTTTGGACACTTTTATTTAACCTTttgtatatgttatatatatatatagaacattgtaattaatttttcactttccTCCACGTgagctaaattttgaaattttatattcatgtattttagaaatcaataaactattttacaatatttatagacTAGCAGACCtggccactcgttgctgtggctaaggtttttgttatattacatagtagtaaactattcaagggaaacggtaggagaacaccagtcatggggaccaccatgcttttttacacagatgccatttgtaaaaaaacaaggGGAcatccatgattgattttctactaccgttgatattgagcaaaaatcaatacaaaaaaaaaatttaaatttctttattttttgtatttaagtttgtaacaaatgagtacattacaaagttgttagtaaaaaacacgtaacacttaaacttataaatgaggtaggtagggcagatagttttaaatctttgacaataataatgtttattattttgaattataaatacttttaatttcaatttaatttagcactaatcggtgcataatatttttggttaacctgtctttagctaacacaaatagatttgacggttttcctgcacgtgaacatgcaacatatagttgcccatgagaaaaacatggattttccaaatctaaaccacaaatggacattgtttggccttgagacttatttatagacatggcaaaagctaaacgaattagaaactgtaaccttttgaagggtatcgtagattctgatggtatcatcggaatacgtggcaacagggccacttctcctttaaactttccagttaaaatggcaGCTTCAtgtatatttccggtgatctttttgatgaccaaacgcgtaccattgcataatcgaggtggattcaaattactcagcagaataataggtgaaccaatctttaatcgaaggttatgtggtggcattccagaTATATcgagtgaatttaaaaattcaattggaaaatttatactatcattttcatcaacaacagtatcgattgatttaaaagacatcagatcgcctggtaacaactgttgtatttggaagttaatttcgtaaacatcaacatttttggctgccaaaatagcccgatcactgagccagttatgattcaagtaattactctgtatatccggaaaaatactctgaatcaattaattttttccctgaagaacagtgcagaaattgtctggcagtttaattcattgcgtatttggttgcagttctattttaccgttcccaatatctagtaattgttgagaaaatatttgtgctgatggatcattttgcaattgtacgcgcatgtttatggccaatcgaagtgtttcaacacttcgccataagaatgattgttttaaacatgcattttaattaaagattgttgaacaatgaagcactaataattaaaaagcaagaagaattccactgtattacttttactataatatgaattcaatttatacttcagtctaaaaaacacgtggtcggctatgctaataccaaaaattgaaaaagtaagaacaattgaatttcattgtattgcgtttactaaaaaataaatttaacttatactttagcctcaggaACACATGGTGGTTATggcattaaattgtagcttatgtgaaacgttggtacttttaacacagcgccatctgttagaatacttactcaatccagtcaacagataccaccatctgttagaatcgcttggagctgacagataattgtgactgtcaaataatgaacaaagttgttccttcttaataccttccttcttaatataaaccctttatgatgtataataaatcctctaacttcagtgatacagattctggcttcctcagcttaaagaaaagattttttaaaaaaagttctatattccacaaatgaagttgccatgagatttattccgtcattgatacatttttctgttgcaataattcaaaattcatttacaaaatgaaatcagtttcagaaacatttattaaataaggataagcattgtagctgaagtgaatgatagctaagttgatgatagctgacataacttgatacgtacatgcagtttattagtaaagaaatgaaaaactgaaacgattattgtaaccattttttattatcatatctttaataatttatataaaaaagattacatttcatttagcatacaaatgagttaatatttttttattatccgattagaggaacttgttattggctcgttcacttaccttttttacgatatccttaacaaaagaaataaaatcatttaattgaaaattcaatgaaggtaacaaatgttatcgccgtacaacatttttcttagtaaacagtcagataaagaatcggaattcattcaaaacgaaaagtaataattatccgtgtgcacctccaagtatttttccaaacttctttataattaaaaaaagcagaattttagtatgttatattaatcagtgatccgttaaaacgtttgtaattaatcattttcaaataaaatatcttatttctgagaattgccaccgtgcacagtaatacaaaattcaaacataacatcgtgatactttatccgttgcaacgtatcaaatttattgtatgcattaaaaaataattgtggaaaatgatatcttattcctgagaaacgttttcggataggatcatcaATAATTCGAACATtaggattcgaaacgtaacgcaaatgcgtgggtttctctacgccagttgggataacgctatgcagattagaaatttttaatttcctttattctgttttattttaattcaaaagtacttaagaatgaatctgaaagatcgattaattaacaatgtttaattttaaatgcatcaaacattaagaaaataaatagaatcgtttcaaataatcagccgaaaaatcttaagcctagcctcatgactgtttgggggaaaaaaactgaagccgtactcatttggcggtggggaaaatgaaatgattttttggcgggaaagttagtttttaattaataaataaaattctaattaaaaattcaaaaaagggctatcctatcttttaagttagatcaaactgcacacggtgtgcaaatttgattaaaatcggttaagtagtttaggagtccatcgcggacaaacaacgtgacacgtaatttatatatattaagattaataatGCGATAgattatatcaattaattaagaaatataattgtaGTTTGACTCTATACTCGTGTCGCCATCTGGGTGTGAACTTCATAAACAAATTGATTTTAGAATGttgaattattgtaataataaattattacactgtaaaataaaaagtaaaattaaaggaataattcCTCGTCCTTTATCACTGGTCCAATgtcgtctatttttattttattttttattactattttgaaaatttatgatgtTCCAGATGTCTATTCAATAATCATTTGTCCCCGAACATTCTTTTggagagatattttaaaaatgttatttcgggggatttaaaggggaaaaaattcagaACAGATTTCAACAGTTTCAACTACTGAAccgatattataaattttttttttcatggaaagtTCAAAATTCCTAAATACATCAACAGTAATCTCTTGGTCTTCTGCAACCCTCTGTTTTCGAAAGATATCGAAAAATGAAACCTTGATAAGCTCTCCAGCTTCAACAACTGGAccaattttaccaattttattaggtaatattttaaaaataagtaggGAGAGCATAAAATAATCTGTCCTCCAGCCCCAATGAATTAtccgattataataatttttatttcatatgaaagcttgtCACCTCTAGATACGTCAATAATGACCTTCTCTCCCTTTTGAGAGATATCATAACATAAAACTCAGATAGTTCCGCTAGTGTCAAAAGCTATACTGAttgatttcaccaattttattcACCATTTTGTAAGAATAGCTAACCATTACAATTAGTTATTTGCTTaaagttaagtttaatttaaaatggaacgGGAACTCGGGCTAGTTTCAACAATTCTTAacaaaacgtttatttttttaatgtatttgtgaTTTCTTTATTCTAACTATTATTTTATAGCTTAACTATTCATTCATAttaggaacaaaaaaaaagagaaatatttcataatctagTTAATTTTAGCAgcagatattttttcttcaacatttGTTAGCTGGTACAATTTGACCTTTATCTAGGAcaagttataataataaagacaaaatttagaattattttttctatccCAATCTTTTATTAACTAATGTACAGATGGCATTTGGTAATTATTATCATTTGCTATCGTGCTTGTATGCCACTATCAAGTggtatgcaataaaataaattgaaaaaatttgttaaacagCCAACATTAAAGTCAGTCTGTATCAGGACGacatttaatacatttacatACGAATATTGTTTTCCATCACAAACATTCTATACACTCATTTTTCTTCTTCCGAATAGTGAGATGAGGCTATATAATATCTTAGCTTAGGGTCAGAGCGTTCCTGTTTCGAAACCGATTTCGACTAAAGAACCACCCTGTTAGCAAGAATTGCACTAAATAAAGGGGGCTTAACGCTTTCCCCCTTGATGTGGCGTGGAAGGGATACAGGTGACGCCACTCTCGTCCTCTACCTGCTGCTCAAATTCTTCAGTTTGTCCcagaataaataattcaaaccTTACTACATGTTAATCTAATATAAGAGTTGCTGCATCTATCTCTCCAAACTAGCACAAACCACTATATatgttagttaaaaatatttttgactcttttttcccctcttctggattgtttttcttgaatttaactTTTCCTCCTTATCTTCCCAActtgttttcatttcttattatttatgtcataatattttctttccattccttCTTTGCCAGGTGGATgccttcaagatttttttttaaaattattttttatttactaagtgAGAATCTGTTAGACTCTTTCAGAGATGAATATTTAGGGAGTCAGGATCTATCTTTGAGGGGGGGAGGGATGTCaatatttaaagtagaaaatttggCTGTATTAATAAAACGCAAATCTATATATCTCTGGTAAGTTGTATGTAATATGCCACAAACTTACCCCATGACATGgctctgaatatttttattgatttattaaaaaatattacaattagtaaaaaaaaaaaggtattttttaaaaagtaaataagtaaaaaccTTCTTTAAGAGATCAACTAACTtatcttaaatgtaaaaaaaatgcttaaaagaatCTAACTCCTTCAATAGTTATTGTTTagataagattaatttattatttgttaaaacaagattttttcttataattcgaATTACTGCACaaagaattatttatcattaaaaagtattttttttataataagttacaaatacacaaaaaatttcaacattcatataaaagcatatttattcgTATaagtataaagtaataaatttatttcattcaactgtatttcaaaaattgatgacACTGAGAGCTTTAGGATAACTACATCAATATCGTTACAATCAAATGTCTTCGATTTATATAATTGTTCTTCTATCAAATCATTTGAGTAATCCCAATAACATTGATATAAAAAGTGATGAAATAATATCATGAATATCAAAGTTTTATACGTCAACAGACAATTATAACTTAGGGCGTTTGTATATTAAGCATAACAAGGtattaatgtaaaaaacaaaaacagaagcaactttttaaaaacatgtaaaaacatAAGTATAAAAgccattaatttgttttaaatcaaacGATAGCTTCGCATTCGCTAAGACAGTTCATTTCAAATCCCGTCTTGATTTTAACTGTtcaatgaagtttaaaaattatctcattaTTATTTATGGAGTTATAAAACTATTCTTTCTTGTATTTAGATGCAAGTCtctttaaatgattgaaaattaaatttatcttggtTCACAATTTCTTCATTTACGGAACTGGAACATGcatcaatttcattttgtaaCTTGTCGTCATTAAACGCATCCTGGTCTGGTTTTATTTTCCGTTCTGGATTGCCTCCAGTTGCATTTGAAGATTCCACATAAGTATCTTTCTTCGCTGGATTTAAATTCTCTTGGAGATCTGTTTTACTTCCTGTGGTTTCTTGGTCATATTCTTTGTTCTTCATTTCTGAGTTGTTTTCTCCTGAAGATTCGAAAGaagctttctttttcattttagaactgtttatcttttcttttctttcttccttcatggcatttttccattttttcaattctaaattctTTGTATGTTTCTTACTTTTCAAATGCGAACTGGCACTCTCTGGACCAGAAAAGGCTACGTTACACAGCTTGCAAAGAATCACGTCATCATCTTCCTGTACTAAATACTGATCCGCGGAACATTCTTTTGACATTGTTCCTATTATTTTCAGGTGATCGAACAGTTCTTTTTGCCTGAGTGATTTCTCGTGCACTTTGCTAATTAAATGTTGGTACCATGGACTGACCCCGGTAAATACTTTCTTGCACTCCAGACATTCGAACTCATGAGTTTCAGCAATTCTGTCGTCATCAGATGAACCATCAGATCTTGGAGGACCGGAATAAGCACAAGCGCCCTCCTCCTCCCCTGAGTGAGCTGAAGCATCAGAAGGAGAACTATTTCCAGAGGTCTTCCCTACAGCGATTGGAGTTCCCTTTTTGGATCTCATTTCCTTGCGTTTCTGTCTTAGCTTTCCGAGGTTGATGTGGCCATCTTCATCTTGAATTTCTTTCAGAAGTTTGGAAGCCGCCATTTTTTTGTGGTGAATACTACTCTTCAGATGTTGCTCTAAAGACTCAGGGCCCGTGAAGTCCTTCTTGCAAGTTTTACAAACGGCAAATGGTATTTGATCTAGAACATCTTCATTGTCTTCTGCGAcatcttcttctaattttttggCTAGTTTCTTTTCAACCTCCTTCTTTCGAACTCGCTTGAGGTGTTGACCGCTTTTCTCGTGCTGCCTCAAAGGTTTAATGCCCGAAAATGTTTTCTTGCAGACTTCGCATGTAAATTCTAATTCGAAATCAGAATCTGAACTGCTTGTGTCAAAGTACGGATTTGTATTATTTGAAGTAGAATTTTCCTGTTCTTTTTCTCCAGAATCGTCATCATTCTGAATTTTCTCTGTGTTGATATCAGCCATGTTTTtcctaaaacaaaaataatcatttttttaaagtttttttttcaagtagttgaataaattttcaatgaaatcaaaataaaaagttaaatttcattttcaccgTTAATCTTAAAATCaccgtttttattttctcatatacgaaatataggaaaaagtattgtaattgtcaaaaaatttgaactcgagattttgacgaatctccacgtttcaaacctccatgagttcgaaaaacgcatttctgGAAAATATCTGTCGTCTGTGGCAAAGACAACTCCAACACGCTTTGAgtaagacggatgaaatttagtatacagtttttacactaaatttgtaaatttctttcaaatttgaaagaaatccgtTCAGACAAAGTTTGTCTGTAGGGTTGTCCAAATATATgttagcatgataactacaaaactaagagagctagatggataaaattttacacatagatttaacatatatagtataGACACCTTTCAGATTTTGAGTCTTATTCAACTAGGGGTTTGTCGTCTATTGGCCTGTTCTCTCAGAAACATGTGAACGCcgtaattcaaaaactctttgacttaaatatatcaaattagatatgggaatttgtgactgcaagtgcaattctgtgtcaattttttatttcaaccgATTTGGACCACAAATTTGTGTTTCAACCACAAATCGAATGCTTTTGGGTATTATTAAtctcatgccagggattaatcgccaaaaaactcgccaggGATCACACGATAGGCCCAGAAATTCATATCAAAAGATTATATTTCGAGCGCCAATGTGATACAAGCCGTTCTCtggaataatacctttattagagagtgtgcgtgAACTCTCGCTTGTTTAATGTGTAAAGCATCCACTAATTACTAGAAATTTATGTTGTATcactacataaatatttaaattcaataaaattcgatttaaaaaaaccATGCTGCTCATTGAATAATGTTTACATTGcaaaataacattaagaaaaatcAGAGACAAAATTAGTACACAAACATTTTACTAAATGCATGTAATAAGTGatcaatgcaaaattttatacctGATAGAAATGGGAAAATTTCGCTTTGAAACTTCTGGAATATTTTTTAGAACTCAATAAAGCACAAGAGAAAAGCATACTGCAGAGCGAGAATAATTACTTTTCTAGCAATTATGATGGCCATTGGTCAATTGTAATTATAAATGGCAATGGCCAAGGAAGACAACAATGTTCTTACTCAGAGGCAGCTTATAGtctatttaaccctttatttgtTGTCGATACTTACGGTTAAATGGTACAGATATCTTCTCAATAAGTCTTTTTTCTGGCAGCATTCAAAGAAACAAACATACGATCGACAGACTGATACATAGAAGTGCTTCAGCTGATATCTAGACAGCACTAGATATCAGTTGGAAGcggaaattaaaaatctttaattaataattaagataattattttaactaattaaaaaatttccccTTTTCTGGGATTATTCTGCATCAAATCTTGCCTAATGATGCAAAAAGAGAACTGATGGTAATAAAAACTGGTAAACAGAGAATTAAAACTTAGAAcaggaaacaataattaaagaatCTTCTTTTGTGAGAATACTTGAAGAATTTTCTCcgtctttcttaattttttcttatattccttATCAAAATTCCGATGTTTTAATGCagttgaagggaaaaaaaataataaggaattacACACCTCTAGTGCGTAACATCGTTACctgataatgttttaggcttAATTCGTTTGTCTTTATAATAAGATgtctttatatttaagaatttacttttaattgtatggCAACGATATCGTACacgtaaaaatatatgtaatattgacGCAATACT
The Argiope bruennichi chromosome 6, qqArgBrue1.1, whole genome shotgun sequence DNA segment above includes these coding regions:
- the LOC129971058 gene encoding zinc finger protein 354A-like, which encodes MADINTEKIQNDDDSGEKEQENSTSNNTNPYFDTSSSDSDFELEFTCEVCKKTFSGIKPLRQHEKSGQHLKRVRKKEVEKKLAKKLEEDVAEDNEDVLDQIPFAVCKTCKKDFTGPESLEQHLKSSIHHKKMAASKLLKEIQDEDGHINLGKLRQKRKEMRSKKGTPIAVGKTSGNSSPSDASAHSGEEEGACAYSGPPRSDGSSDDDRIAETHEFECLECKKVFTGVSPWYQHLISKVHEKSLRQKELFDHLKIIGTMSKECSADQYLVQEDDDVILCKLCNVAFSGPESASSHLKSKKHTKNLELKKWKNAMKEERKEKINSSKMKKKASFESSGENNSEMKNKEYDQETTGSKTDLQENLNPAKKDTYVESSNATGGNPERKIKPDQDAFNDDKLQNEIDACSSSVNEEIVNQDKFNFQSFKETCI